The sequence below is a genomic window from Bombus affinis isolate iyBomAffi1 chromosome 13, iyBomAffi1.2, whole genome shotgun sequence.
AGGTATTAGTTGCAGGAAATTTGTCAGCAAATATTAATACAAAGGTAGCTTTTATTTTCTGTGAATATCTAAATTGAATGTCAAAGTATTTTGTCCAGATTAAATCATCTTCGCCGATCCATAGCAGCAAATGCTAGAATGGCAGCGCAAAAATCTCCAAAAATCGAGGCCCAGGTCGTAGAAGCAATTCGTAGGCTGCAGGCCATTCAAGGATCAACTTCACAGGAAATCAGTAATTACATTGCTCAAGAATATAATATTCCTGGCTCTGAGATTAGGCGTCACGTTCAACTTGCCCTCAGGCGTGGCGTGACTTATGGTATTCTTCAGCGTTTGAAGGGGTAAATGCAAGAAAATAGGATTAATTTCTACAAGCTGCTTTCCTGCATCAATCAATAGCTGCACTGCATTTTTTTTAACGATTCACAAACTGGAATCTATTATCTTAATCtagaattttacaaaaaattcaatTGTAGTAAATGATAGCAGTTTGAAAAGGAACGCAATCATTTTACCAAAAAGATCAGTTCTAAAAACAGGCCGGATgtaactatataatataataaaaaaaaaaaagaaaagaattcaaATAGcgttacaaaatttaaaaaaaaaaactcaagGCTACATTACATTAATATTACTATGAATTACTATAGAATATTACTTCAAAGTTCGAAGGAAATCGAATTGCAAAGAACCAGGTCAGAAAACGTACGTATCAAAGTTTTCAGATAAAATCTGCTCGAGCTTCGACTCAATAAACCACACGAACAAAATATTCTAAAACTCGAAACCTTAAGAATGTTACAAATTAGAAATGGAAAATTCTATTTCCTGAAACTTCCAGAATAACGTACCCCGTTAGAAATGAATTTCTCGTGTGACAGATCAGATGCTACGTGTATCTAAATACATTACAACAGTCTCCTTGTTTTCAGCGGATGCTACACGTACAATCAAGACTACATGTACAATCAATGCATGAACAGCGGCGACGCCACTGCTGTCGACATTCGTTGCTGGCGAAAAAGACGACCTAGCCGGAGAAGAAGCTCGAGAAGACGCGGTAGAAGGAGGTACAAGAGTCGTGGATCTCGACGTAGATCCCGTAGAAGGAGATCGCGAGGAAGACGAAGAAAATCGTCGAGGAGACGAAGGCGGAGGGAAGAATTTCCAAAGGAAATCGACGCGCTAAAGATGACCACCGTGACCAAACAATCGTCGAAAAGCAGCAACCTCTTACCGAAGGATGGTCCACGAAGCAATCATTCTACCATCTCTGCAAACTCCGAAGAGAAGCAAGAGTAACCATCCAAACGGATATCCTTCGCTTTTACGATCGACTCGAGAAGCAAAGATTGATTCAGGAACAAGAATACAGATGCAAGTGAAATATACACGATATTTGCCTGAATCCATTCGAATGCATTTCCCTTTTTAAACACTTTTTTTATTCGAGTATTTTTCTTGCTTTATGGATAGATAGATACATACGCGTAGGATATGCCGCGATAAACAAAAGTATCGGCACAGATCAGCCTTTCTTGGAAAATCTTGTGTAAATTTGTAAAGAGCACGATTTTTCGCCTGGCCTGTTTCGTAAAATGTAAGTTGCAAGAATCGGAAACAATCGAACAAAACTTGCCTATAGATGACGCTGTAAATGCCAAAGTtgaaaaaaattttgtttttttttttttttattggaaaATGTTCTACGTAGCAGAGTAGCATAGTAGTAGAATTTCAGTGTGATTTCCCTCTCTAAATAGTTATTAATAATGCTAGAAAATGATGTCACAATGTCACTTCTACAGAAAAAAATATAGGTGCGAATAAACATTAGTTAGTTGTCTCTTGGCTTTTGTCTATGCCATCAATCTAAGTAAATGCAACATTGAATTTTCTTTATGACTAGCAGCTGGCACATACAGGCTTTCCTATAGATACACTTTCCTTCTTTGTGAATTTAAACTAGATCTGCGTAATGCTTCTTTCCCTCTTGAAAAACTTGTTtctgtttttcttcctttctttttttggcACTTACAGAGTTTTCTACAAGCACCCTTCAAATATGAGACACCGATTTTAGTTCTCAGCAAATGAGCCAGTCCGAGTGATTGAATCCGACGAATATCGTGTATTATTCATAAAATCAACGAACCGAATTTAATTTAAACAAGTTATACAGAAGTAATATTCTATTTAAGTACCCAGATTTAATAAAAGCTTCCTCTGAATTGGTATTTACCGAGAAATCTCTTGTAAGTAATAACTTATCTTCTTATGAGAAATCGAAACATCTGCCCGTATCCATTCCAAAACGATTCTACCAATGATCGATTTTACAATAATAGAAATCTTATGTTTTACTACAGACAATCccaaatatatcttttattatccattttttattatacatctgcTTAATGGCAATAAATGatgatatatttaaatttcacaTTTGAAAACAACAATTTACAAGGAATCGTGCGTTTTACAGTCTGGTATAGCATTTTGTACGAATCTCGTTTATCATCATTATAATCACGTTTATAATTCTCTTAGAAAATTTCCATAATGCTCATAATGTAACCTTTGAATGTAACCGTTGCTAACGTCAGATTTTCTTTTGCAGTTTCCTCGACGCACTCGGAATTTACATATTAAGGAAAAACAAAGAGGACGAGATTGAAAGAAATTCTAAGAAGACCGACCATCAGTCATGGATATACATACGTTTTgataaatgttttattttatcgttattcTACCTTTCCTCTTTTCTAATCTGTTGTATTTGTATCTGTGCTTTTACTGTTTTAGAATAATTCTTTTTCTAAAAATCTATTTCTGCCGCGAGTAACATGTAACACATTCTGAACATTTTGGAAATCACAATACatagaaattatttgaaaaatcgtgcACTGTTGCGGAAATACCGAATCACAGGCGAATATTCAATTTCCAAAAATCACTTTATGTCACCTAAATACACGATATGCCGGCTAAAAATAAATGTTCGAAATACTCACACGAGAAGAACGTTATAAGAACGTCATTGGAAAGAATAAAACATTATCAGGGCCTTCTCGCACAATAGTTTTCCAACCAGTAACATCGATATTAATCTTAATGAATGGACAATTTTTTACGTCGATTTCTACGTCAAATAGAACAATTACGTAAATAAATTGTCATCCTTAAAATTTACTTCCAAAACTTTCTGTTAACAAAGTAACGCAAGATACTGATCATTTATTTATACTAATTATTTGTGACTCCAATTTCCCTGATATTATCAATTCGATCGTACAAGAGGGTCCAGGTAATAATTTCATTCTTTTCTTCGTAAGTTCTCGTTAttgaaatgtatgaattttagTATTGAAAATGCCGGAAAAACGAGCTGCGTTAAAAGCAGTGGCCGTTTCTCAGCAATGACGGCCCTGTCGACGGCCTTGTTGGCTAATGATAGTCTTGCTAATGATGCGTTCGCACACGCGTAGTCGTGACGCGTGACTATTTCACCCAGCAGCTCTATGGCTAGGCATAGTTCAGCCCAGAAACACTTTGACAATAAATCTATACACAATATCCTGTATGACGATTAAATAATGCCGGCCAAACTGCAAACATCAGGCACAACCTTATTTACGTTGGAGAGAGTTCAAACGCGCGAGTCGTTCGCTTCAACGTTAAACGTTTTCTGctatttaacattatatttattacaatgtTTTATGCTAATGGTATTAACAGCGAAAAGTTATTTGAATTGCAGATCCTTGTATCCTGTGCGAACAGTTAAAGGTAGAAAGTGAAAATTGCAGTGTTCTATAACACGCGAATTTCCTACGTTCGAACGGAACGAACACGAGAAACGTTGCTCATTCATTCGTTGGGAAATTAAATCGAGCGCGTGGATCCGCTGGCCAAGAAGTTAAGTACCTTTTGTTCTATGCAGGATCTCGCGAAGCGTTCACGGTATGAAATTTAATTGCCAGTAAATCACGAACCAGTTGATAGTCATTTCTACCGAGTAACAGTTTTAAACTTTCGGTTACGTTATACCCACGAGCAAGAGTGTATGTGTCTGGTTCGAAACGAACGACGGTGTTCTTTAACTCCTTTGTTTATTTAGAAACTATTTAGAACATGCTATTGCACTGAGTAATTTGCAAAGATCATAAAAAATTCTTCTGAAACTGATCGCACGACGGATAAACAAAGGAAGGCCAATTAAGCCTTAATTAATTTCTACAGCCAAGAAATAGGGCATCTTTCGTTCGACGTAAGGTCACTTACAGAGTTACCAGAGTCTTGTGAGATATTTAGACGGCTTATTATTTCCTAATCTTCCTCCAACTATCTCTTAATTATCCGAAACTGGCTACCACTCTGCCAAATGAAAAAGTTACTTCAGTCTCCATAAAATTCCAATTATGTTGTACTTACTGATTGCGAAATATTTGTTATCTCAAACGAACGAGAATATTCCGCGGATTCTTATGTGATCGCTACGAGCAACTTTCAAGTAACCGtgagaatgaaaaaaagaagcagGCAGAGATAGATTTATTTGGATTTTTTGCCAAGTGATCGAACGACGGATGAACATAAATTTTACTATCTGCTAGAGGTCTGTCGCGAGCAACAAAAAACGAATAATCATACATACACCGATAACAATATCTCGAATGAAATCGTCAGTCGCATAATTACTCGAGAAGGCAGCCGAGATAAGGCAGCTTGTTAAGAAACGTAACGAGCAGGTAACGCTAGACCAGCACACGCTGTTGTGAGACGAACCGTGATTTACGATCGTGTTAGAGCATTTGGATAACTCGCAGGGAAACACGATGCTATCTCCTTCGTAGTCGATCCCTTTGTTTcgata
It includes:
- the LOC126923322 gene encoding serine/arginine-rich splicing factor 7-like, with translation MAAQKSPKIEAQVVEAIRRLQAIQGSTSQEISNYIAQEYNIPGSEIRRHVQLALRRGVTYGILQRLKGGCYTYNQDYMYNQCMNSGDATAVDIRCWRKRRPSRRRSSRRRGRRRYKSRGSRRRSRRRRSRGRRRKSSRRRRRREEFPKEIDALKMTTVTKQSSKSSNLLPKDGPRSNHSTISANSEEKQE